The window CCGGCATCCTGGTGCCGGTGGTGGTGTTCGCCGGACTGGCCCTCGGCATGCTGCAAAACGCCGAGCGCGAGGCCGCACTGCGCGGGCTCAAGGAAACCTCGAACAGCATCGCCTTGCTGGTCGACCGCGAGCTCTACAGCGCTGAAGCGGGCCTGCGCGTGCTGGGCGGCTCGCCCTCCCTGGCGCAAGGCGACCTCAAGGGCTTTTATGCGCAGGCCCGCCGCGCCAACCGCGGCAGTACCGGCTGGACCGTGCTGCTCGACGAGCATGGCCAGCAACTGATCAATACCATCCGTCCCTACGGCAGCGCCTTGCCCTCGCACACCGCTCCGGCGCTGGTGAAACACGTGATCGCGACCCAGAAAACCTATGTGTCGGACGTCATTCCCGGCCCCGTGGTCAAGGGCCTGGTGACCACGGTCAACGTGCCGGTGCCGATCGACGAGGGCAAGCGCTACGTGCTGTCGGTGGCGTTTTCGACCGACCATTTCACGCGCCTGATCGCCAGCGTCGATATGCCGCCCGGCTGGCTGGTCGGCATCATCGACAGCCAGGGGCGCTTCATCGCGCGCAACCACAACCCGGAAGGCTTGATCGGCAAGCCGGCCCGTCCCGAACTGGTCGCCGCGGCGCGCCAGGCGCACAGCGGGCAGATTCGCCACAATACGGTGGAAGGCACCGAGGCGTACGACGTGTTCACCCATTCGACCCTGTCCGGCTGGACCCTGGCCGTGGCCGCGCCCGTTGAGCTGATCGAACGCTCGGCGCGCCACGCCGCATTCGTGGCCGGCATGGGTTTGCTGGCGGCGATGCTGTGCGCAGCGGCGCTGGCCGCGTATTTCGGGCGCCAGCATGTACGCTCGATCGCGCGCGCGGTCAAGGCCGCCACCGACCTGGGTGCGGGCCAGGCGCCGCGCCGGGTGCACTCGCGCGTGGACGAAATGAACGAGCTGCACGACGCCCTGCATGCGGCCGGCGAGCAAATGCTGCAAGCCCAGGCTTACCGGCGCAACGCCGAGATCGAGCGCCAGGCCCTGCTCGATGCCGAAAAGACAGCGCGCCAGATGGCCGAGCAGCAAAACAGTGCCAAGGACCAGTTCCTCGCCATGCTCGGACACGAACTGCGCAATCCGCTGGCCCCGATCAGCACCGCCGCCCAGCTGCTGCGCCTGCAGCCAGACGACGCCAAGCGGGTGCGCTACGCCAGCGACGTCATTTCACGCCAGGTCGAGCACATCAACAGCTTGCTGGGCGACATGCTGGACGTCTCGCGCGTCACGCGCGGGCTGGTCACCCTGAACATGGAAGAGATCGAACTCGACGCCATCCTCGACCGCGCGCTGGAACAGACCCACAGCCTGGTCGAGTCGGCGCATCACCGGGTCGAGCTGGCCCTGCCGCCGACCCCGATCCGCATGCGCGGCGACAGGACGCGCCTGACCCAGATCTTCGCCAACCTGCTCAACAATGCGGCCAAGTACACGCCGCCCAACGGCCGCATCGGCATCGATGCCAAGGTCGATGACGGCCACGTCGTGGTGACGGTCAGCGACACCGGCGAAGGACTGGCGCCGGAACTGGCGCCGCGCGTGTTCGACCTGTTTTCGCAGGGCGAGCGCAAGCCGGACCGCGCCCAGGGCGGACTCGGACTCGGCCTGGCGCTGGTGCAAAGCCTGGTCCAGCTGCATGGCGGCAGCATCACGGCGTCGAGCCCGGGACCGGGGCTGGGCAGCAGCTTTACCGTGACCCTGCCGTGCGAGCCCAGAGACAGCGCACCGCTGCCGGCGCCGCGGCGCCGGCGCGGCGATGCGCGCGGACCGGCGCTGCGCGTGATGATCGTGGACGACAATGTCGACGGTGCCATCAGCCTGTCGCTGTTCCTCGAAGCGGCCGGCGGGCACAATGTGTGCACCTATTACGATGCCAGCGCGGCATTGGCCCGGGCCGCGTCGGAAGCGCCGGACGTGTTCATCCTCGACATCGGCCTGCCCGACATCACCGGCTACGAGCTGGCGCGCCAGTTGCGCGCAATGGCGCAGTTCCGCGATGCGCTGTTCATCGCGCTGACCGGGTACGGCCAGCCGCAGGACCGCGAACAGGCGCGCGAAGCCGGTTTCGACCATCATCTGGCCAAGCCGGCCGATCCGCAGCACGTGCTGGAACTGCTGAGCCGGCCACGCAAGGCGGAGGCGCGCCGCGCCGCCAGCGTCCGCAGTTAGCCGCCGGCCGGGCAATTTGTTACCATGTCGGCTCTTTCGTCATCCATCCAGCCTCCCATGCCCAAAAACAAGCGCCCCGTTCCCCGCAAATCCCACGTCCCGGCGCAGGAGGATGACGATGTGCTGGCCCAGCAGCTGGCCGATCTCGCGCTCGCGCTGGCCGAACAGGAACACGATGACGATGGCGACGCCGAGGCGCTGCGCCTGAAGGACGTCGACTTTGGGCGGCTGCTGCGCAACGCCTTGCGCAAGAAGAATGACGAGGTGCTGTACGGCGCCATCGAACGCACGCGCTACACCGACGCCGGCGCTTACCAGCTGCTGCGCGAGCGCACCGAAGAAGCGGCCGGCAGCGTCACCCTGCGCCGCGAAAAGGGCCCGGAAATGGAAATCAACGCCTTTGCGCTGCCGGTATTCGTGCACAGCACGGGCGGCCTGAAGGAAGCGGAAGGCTTTGCCGACGGCGACGCCTTCGAGCAGCTGGTCGAGAGCTTCAAGCAGGGCGGGCTGGAAAGCCCGCAAGCGACGGTGGTGATGATCAGCCACGCCTACGACCTCGACGAAGTCGATGCCATCACCTACAGCCACCTGAACGACATGGTGCGCGACGCGGCCGGCTCGATGACCGAAAAGAAACTGGTGGCGCGCCCCGCGCTGGAACGCAGCATGACCGGCTGGGCGCAAACGCATTTCGGCCCGGCCGACAAGGCGGTCGAACTGCGCTTCCTGCTGGGGTTCGCGATGAAGCGCGCCGATGACCCGTTTTACGCGGCCCCGGCCGGCGAAGCGGCGGCCGATGCCTGGTTCGAGGCGCGCATGGAACGCTACCGCGCCTGGACGGTGCAGGCCGCGCCGCTGGTCAAGCGCTGCCTGGGGGCCGATCCGGCGGCGCTCGAGCTGCACTTTCTGTACCAGGATCTGTTCTACGGCGCCAAGGAGCAGGGCGTGGCGGAACTGGCAATGCTGCAGATGATCACCGACGTGAACGCGGCGCTGGAAGCGGGCGCGGTGCCCGCGGGCGAGGTGCGCGCGGTGGTCGGGCCGGCGGCGGTGGAAGATGAAATGGTGATGCGGGTCAATCTGAGCGGCCCTGCGGGCGTGCTGCTGGCCTCGCTGGAAAAGCCGCTCGACGTGGCCGCCGACCTGCAGGGCGAGGTGGACGACCTGTGCGACGCCCTCGGTTCGCTCGGCATGACCGCCATCTGGGTGGCGCAGCGCTTCGGCGAGGATGGCCAGCCGCAGGGCGCCGTCGCGTACGCAGGCTAGGGGGCGCGCACCAGCCGGTCGAAGAACAGGAAGCGCTAGCGCAGCCTCCGAGGGGCACGCGCGGCGCCGTCAGTATCATCTGGCCGTTACGTCGTCAGCCACGCTTGACCCACCAATAGTGATTCCCGTTGTGAATCACATACACGTCCGCGCCGCCGTTGCCGACGACAACCGGCGCGATGCCCGGCAAGACAGTGTCGATGTGCACCGTGACGGCGGGCGCGCCGCCGTCCGGATAGAGCTCCCCCAGCACATGCTGCGTAATGATGTCGACCACGCGCGTGGTCGCCGGCAGATATCCCTCGCTGTCGACACCGGCGAGGTTGGCCTGTACCAGGGAGTCTCGTATCAGCGCCGCCTGTGCTCTTGTTATCTTCCTGCCCACCGCGTTCGCGATCGCGAAGATCAAACAGTTGTTCCCGTCGGAATCGCCATATTGCAGCGAACCTCCATAGTGCTGCGCCAGCCCCTCAACGGTTTTCTGCTTCTTTCCGGTTGGAAGATTTTTGTTCGTCACCAGATTCTCAAACTTTTTCTTGCCGAGACCGTCCAATGGCATGGCTTTTCCATGAGGCGACTCCTCGAAGTCCTGCAACGCTTCGTCGTAGCGCCGGACCCGGGTCTTCGCCCGTTCCCGCTTCGGCTCGACACTGGCGACCAATTTCTTCTTTTTGTTGAAAGTGTCGAAGTCCTTGGCTGTTTTCCGGAATGGGCCATGAAGGTGTTTCCTCAGCAAACCATGACGCCCCTCCAGCATTCCCAACAATCTTTCATGCTTGCGTAAGGCGTGCCGTGCAGCCTTCCGTTCGCGGGCATCGTCGTTCTCCTTTGCCTCATGCAGCCGTTCCAGGTCCATCAATATTTTGCGGTTCAGTATTTTTATTTCCAGGCCAAGCGTGTTCAGGAACGTCTTGCGCTTGCGCTCCCGAGTGCTCAAGCTGTCCTGTTCGCTATGTATCAACCCAGTATCGTCCTCGCTGTCGGACGACGACGCTTCGTCGAGCGATTCGTCGCCGTCACTGCGCTTCATGCGAAGCGCCTTGCGCAGATATCGATCCGTGTCCGTTGCCGTACTGCCTTCCTGCTCGGCGATCGTCTTCATGAACGAGTCGGTCAGGATACGTCGGCCCGACCGCGTACGCTTGGTTCCACGCTTCGCTCCAGCAGTGCGCTTTTCTTCTTCTTGCTCCGCAAGGTGAGCATCGAGGAGCATCTTTTTGTTAAGTAAAAAAATCGCCTTGTTTTGCGGGTAGGTGAACAAGGTTTTTTTCTCATTCGGAGGAAAGCCGATGTCAATCGGGCCGGGATAGATATGCCGCAGCCTCTTCATCGAGTCAGCTCCTTCCGGCAGCTGGGGTAACATGCGCGTCAAGCCTGCGCCTTTCGGCAATGCCATCCACTTCTTCGTGTTGTCCAGTTCTTTCTGGCGCCACGCATTTTCGTTCAGCCGCTTTTTGCTCACCAGGTTGGGCGGTGTATGGAAATTCTGAAACATCGACATGTGAAACGGGATCAGTTGCAGGTCCTGGTCAAGCCCGGGGTCGAGCGGGACCTGCCCATCGCGCAATGGTATCTCGGTGCCGGAGCGCACCGCCCCGTCGATTGCGTCTTGTTTGCCATCATGTCGTTCAAGCGCAGCATGCAAGGCCTTCGACATTTGCGCGTACGAATAATCGTTGTCGCCCTCCTTGCTGATGTCTGCCAGCGCGCCCGTCCGCCGCCGCTTGGTCTTGCCTACCGTGGTATAGACGCGCCTGGCTTTCTGGTCCGAGCGCACTGTGTATGTTTCCGCAGCCAGGGACTCATCGTTTGACTGGTCTTCCATGGATTGCTCGTCCGACGACTCACCATACGTCGGTTCTTCCACGGATTCATCTTCCGACAACTCACCGTGCGGCTCCACGTCCATGGATTGCTCGTCGGACGACTCGTCCTTGTTCGACCGGTTCGACGGCTCTTCATCCTCTTCATCCGACTCGTCGTCACTGAACCGCTGCGCCACCGCGCCGGTCGCTGCCGTGATGGCCGTTCCTGACTGGACATTGCGTGGTCCGGCGTCCGCACCCGTGGATTGCAACTGCGCCGCCTTCGCGCCCATCACGTCGGCCTCGTGTTCGTGGGCCTTGTCGTCGTTCACGAGCACACCGCCGTGCATCTGCATCGTCGGCTTTACCCGTCCCTGCGCCTGCTGCACCACATGCCAGGCTTCATGGGGCAGATGCCGTTCCTGGCCCGGGCCGATGTGAATGTCCGTTCCCTGGGCATAGGCGTGCGCGTTGAGTTGGGCCGCTTTTCCGGAGTTGTAGTGCACGCGCACCCCATCCATCCGCATGCCCGACAGCGTTTCGATGCCAGCCTTGAGCTGGTCTGGCAGGCCGGTGCGATTGGGTGCCGGTTGGGCCGCTCTCTGCACAAAGCCCGTCGGTCCTGTTTCGCCGCGTGGGGATGCCGCTTTTTCCAGCCGCTGCGCGGTTCCACCACGGATCATTGCCTGTTGCGCAAGCTGCGCCGCCATCCTTGGGCTTTGCGAAATGAGATCCGCAAACTGCCGTTGCGCTACCGCGGCAGGGCGCTGATCGACCAGTGCGCCCGCCTTGGCCGGGGATGGAACCTTGGCAGCGGTAGCATCCTGTTGCCTTGCAGCGTGACTGCGCGCGAAAACGGCCATAGCTCCCCTCATTGCGTTGCACTGATGACGCGCAGGGCCCTCGACCAATGCCCCCAGCGGGTGCGCAACGCGGATTGCGCAGCTGGCATGAAGCAATGGAACAGGGCTACGTGGCATAAAAGACTACACGCTGCATCGCCCCCTGTCCACAAATCGTTGCCCTGGAATGTTACTGCTGTAAAAAATTCTCAACGAGAATAAATAAAATAAGGGCCTGGCGGCGCCAGCTCAGGGGGTAAGCGGACGCGGCTTTCCAACCCAGTACCCCTGCGCGAAATCGACCCCGATCGCCTTCAGGCTGGCCAGGATGGACGAATCGGTCACGTACTCGGCAATCGTCTTGCGCCCCATCATGTGGCTGATATCGTTGGTAAAGCGCACCATTTCAAAATCGACCTGGCTGGACGACATCATCTGGATGAACGAGCCATCAATCTTGATGTAGTTTACCGGTAGCTGCTTGAGGTAGGAAAACGAGGTCATGCCGGTGCCGAAATCGTCCAGCGAAAAGCGGCAGCCGCGCGCCGCGAAGGCTTCGATGAAGGCAATCGTCTTTTGCATATCGGCAATTGCGCCATTTTCCGTGATCTCGAAACACAGTTTGTCGGCCGGCACGTCGGAAGCGTCGATCAGGTCCGCCGCGAACTTGTGAAAACTGGGGTCGCCCAGGGAGCGGCGCGACAGGTTGATGCTGCACGTTTCCAGCGCCTCCATATGCTCCGGATTGCCGGCAAGCCATTCGAGGGTGCGCGTCAGCACCCAGCGGTCGATCTTGACGATCACGTCGTAGCGCTCGGCGGCCGGCAGGAACACGGACGGCCCGATCGGCCCGTTGCGGCCATTGCGCATGCGCAGCAGGATTTCATAGTGGCGCGGGGCATCGCCATCGTCGAGCGGGAGGATCGGCTGGTAGTACAGCTGCAGCTGGTCGTTCTGGAAGGCGTGCGTCAGGCGCGTGACCCAGTGCATGTCGCTGCGCCGCTGGGCAAAGTCGAGGTCGCCCTTGTAGTGCACATAGATGCGGTTGCGCCCGCGGTCCTTGGCGAGGTAGCAGGCGTGGTCGGCGCGCCGCATGGCTTCCTCGACATTGATGGTGCCGGCGTCGATCGGGGTCAGGCCGATCGAGACGCCGAGCTGGAATACGCGGCCCTTGCAGACGTAGCGGAAGGTGCGGGTGGCGTCGAGGATCTTTTGCGCCACCGCCATCGCTTCATCGACGCCGCAATGTTCGACGATGAGCGCGAATTCGTCGCCGCCGATGCGCGCCAGGGTGTCGCGTTCGCGCACGTGCTCGCTGTAAGTGGTGGCCAGGCGCTTGAGCAGGTCGTCCCCGGCCTGGTGCCCGCAGGTATCGTTGACCACCTTGAACTGGTCCAGGTCCATGTAGAGCAGGGCGGCACAGGCCCCGCCCGGGTGTTGCGCGCGTTCGATGGCGCGTTCGAGGCGCAGCTCGAACTCGCGCCGGTTGACCAGGCCGGTGAGCGCGTCATGGCTGGCTTCGAAGCCAAGCCGGCGCAGCAGGCGCTTCGATTCGGTGACATCGTGGATGATCAGTACCGTGCCGATCAGCTCGCCGTCATCGAGGATCACCGGCGCCACGGCGTTCTCGACCGCGAAACGCTGGCCGTCCCGGCTGATCAGGGTGGCATGCGGCAGGGTGTCGGTAGTCAGGTGCTCGCCCAGGCAGCGCTCGATCGCGGCAAAGGTGGCGTCGCTGGCGGCGACTTCCTCGATCTGCAGCACGTCGCGAAAGCGCAAGCCGCGCGCGGCCGCTTCCGCGATGCCGATCATGCGCTCGGCGGCGGGGTTGACCGACATGATGACGCCGTTACGGTCGGCCGTGATCACGCCGTCGGTGATCGCGGCCAGGGTCACCAGGGCGCGTTCCTTCTCGGCGGCCGCCGTCAGTTCCGTGTGTTTCAGCTTGCTGACGTCGTGCAACACGGCGATGGCCACCCGCGCCACGCCGTCGCTGTCGACGATGGCGGCGGTGGTAACGTCCAGGTGCAGGCGTTCGCCGTCATCGCGCTCATACATCAGGTTCTGGATGCGCGGACTGTCCTGTCCGGTTACGGCGCGCGTCAGCGGCAAGTCTTCGGCCCGGATGCGGGCGCCGCTGGCGTCGACGAAGGCATAGTTGTCATAGTCATGGAAACTGTTGATGCCGGAAAAATCGCGCCCCAACATGCCGGCCGCGGCCCGG of the Massilia violaceinigra genome contains:
- a CDS encoding hybrid sensor histidine kinase/response regulator; translation: MRIRTYLFLMAAGILVPVVVFAGLALGMLQNAEREAALRGLKETSNSIALLVDRELYSAEAGLRVLGGSPSLAQGDLKGFYAQARRANRGSTGWTVLLDEHGQQLINTIRPYGSALPSHTAPALVKHVIATQKTYVSDVIPGPVVKGLVTTVNVPVPIDEGKRYVLSVAFSTDHFTRLIASVDMPPGWLVGIIDSQGRFIARNHNPEGLIGKPARPELVAAARQAHSGQIRHNTVEGTEAYDVFTHSTLSGWTLAVAAPVELIERSARHAAFVAGMGLLAAMLCAAALAAYFGRQHVRSIARAVKAATDLGAGQAPRRVHSRVDEMNELHDALHAAGEQMLQAQAYRRNAEIERQALLDAEKTARQMAEQQNSAKDQFLAMLGHELRNPLAPISTAAQLLRLQPDDAKRVRYASDVISRQVEHINSLLGDMLDVSRVTRGLVTLNMEEIELDAILDRALEQTHSLVESAHHRVELALPPTPIRMRGDRTRLTQIFANLLNNAAKYTPPNGRIGIDAKVDDGHVVVTVSDTGEGLAPELAPRVFDLFSQGERKPDRAQGGLGLGLALVQSLVQLHGGSITASSPGPGLGSSFTVTLPCEPRDSAPLPAPRRRRGDARGPALRVMIVDDNVDGAISLSLFLEAAGGHNVCTYYDASAALARAASEAPDVFILDIGLPDITGYELARQLRAMAQFRDALFIALTGYGQPQDREQAREAGFDHHLAKPADPQHVLELLSRPRKAEARRAASVRS
- a CDS encoding DUF2863 family protein → MPKNKRPVPRKSHVPAQEDDDVLAQQLADLALALAEQEHDDDGDAEALRLKDVDFGRLLRNALRKKNDEVLYGAIERTRYTDAGAYQLLRERTEEAAGSVTLRREKGPEMEINAFALPVFVHSTGGLKEAEGFADGDAFEQLVESFKQGGLESPQATVVMISHAYDLDEVDAITYSHLNDMVRDAAGSMTEKKLVARPALERSMTGWAQTHFGPADKAVELRFLLGFAMKRADDPFYAAPAGEAAADAWFEARMERYRAWTVQAAPLVKRCLGADPAALELHFLYQDLFYGAKEQGVAELAMLQMITDVNAALEAGAVPAGEVRAVVGPAAVEDEMVMRVNLSGPAGVLLASLEKPLDVAADLQGEVDDLCDALGSLGMTAIWVAQRFGEDGQPQGAVAYAG
- a CDS encoding eCIS core domain-containing protein, with the protein product MAVFARSHAARQQDATAAKVPSPAKAGALVDQRPAAVAQRQFADLISQSPRMAAQLAQQAMIRGGTAQRLEKAASPRGETGPTGFVQRAAQPAPNRTGLPDQLKAGIETLSGMRMDGVRVHYNSGKAAQLNAHAYAQGTDIHIGPGQERHLPHEAWHVVQQAQGRVKPTMQMHGGVLVNDDKAHEHEADVMGAKAAQLQSTGADAGPRNVQSGTAITAATGAVAQRFSDDESDEEDEEPSNRSNKDESSDEQSMDVEPHGELSEDESVEEPTYGESSDEQSMEDQSNDESLAAETYTVRSDQKARRVYTTVGKTKRRRTGALADISKEGDNDYSYAQMSKALHAALERHDGKQDAIDGAVRSGTEIPLRDGQVPLDPGLDQDLQLIPFHMSMFQNFHTPPNLVSKKRLNENAWRQKELDNTKKWMALPKGAGLTRMLPQLPEGADSMKRLRHIYPGPIDIGFPPNEKKTLFTYPQNKAIFLLNKKMLLDAHLAEQEEEKRTAGAKRGTKRTRSGRRILTDSFMKTIAEQEGSTATDTDRYLRKALRMKRSDGDESLDEASSSDSEDDTGLIHSEQDSLSTRERKRKTFLNTLGLEIKILNRKILMDLERLHEAKENDDARERKAARHALRKHERLLGMLEGRHGLLRKHLHGPFRKTAKDFDTFNKKKKLVASVEPKRERAKTRVRRYDEALQDFEESPHGKAMPLDGLGKKKFENLVTNKNLPTGKKQKTVEGLAQHYGGSLQYGDSDGNNCLIFAIANAVGRKITRAQAALIRDSLVQANLAGVDSEGYLPATTRVVDIITQHVLGELYPDGGAPAVTVHIDTVLPGIAPVVVGNGGADVYVIHNGNHYWWVKRG
- a CDS encoding bifunctional diguanylate cyclase/phosphodiesterase, translated to MSERFLASALPQHEAAELYRLMVVGIRDVAVFLMDPHGYITVWNRGAQDMKGYTADDAIGSHLSLLYTDQDREHGWPQHNLAKAAELGFYSEETWRKRKDGSLFWAHIALTALRGDDGQLLGFSKITMDLTRHRLLEQCEKEKQEIDLILRAAQAGTWKWKVDSGQVEVSRHLLELLGYEGEARELDFDACLEFVHPDDRARFRTLLENTRLDPCLAPIETELRFLRHDGACQWFFLRANWHRGIEDGPMQFLGACVGIDNLKLAEEEKEGLLSQLRQERSRFADILEQMPSGIVLADVPSGRLTYQNRAAAGMLGRDFSGINSFHDYDNYAFVDASGARIRAEDLPLTRAVTGQDSPRIQNLMYERDDGERLHLDVTTAAIVDSDGVARVAIAVLHDVSKLKHTELTAAAEKERALVTLAAITDGVITADRNGVIMSVNPAAERMIGIAEAAARGLRFRDVLQIEEVAASDATFAAIERCLGEHLTTDTLPHATLISRDGQRFAVENAVAPVILDDGELIGTVLIIHDVTESKRLLRRLGFEASHDALTGLVNRREFELRLERAIERAQHPGGACAALLYMDLDQFKVVNDTCGHQAGDDLLKRLATTYSEHVRERDTLARIGGDEFALIVEHCGVDEAMAVAQKILDATRTFRYVCKGRVFQLGVSIGLTPIDAGTINVEEAMRRADHACYLAKDRGRNRIYVHYKGDLDFAQRRSDMHWVTRLTHAFQNDQLQLYYQPILPLDDGDAPRHYEILLRMRNGRNGPIGPSVFLPAAERYDVIVKIDRWVLTRTLEWLAGNPEHMEALETCSINLSRRSLGDPSFHKFAADLIDASDVPADKLCFEITENGAIADMQKTIAFIEAFAARGCRFSLDDFGTGMTSFSYLKQLPVNYIKIDGSFIQMMSSSQVDFEMVRFTNDISHMMGRKTIAEYVTDSSILASLKAIGVDFAQGYWVGKPRPLTP